In Melitaea cinxia chromosome 11, ilMelCinx1.1, whole genome shotgun sequence, a genomic segment contains:
- the LOC123657770 gene encoding uncharacterized protein LOC123657770 has product MSPGERAALGRREAPRPHYAATAPGFPPPYYPPYGVPHPNAWLGAPLISMAGRSPPSRENPVSKLAMHTQGAPLIIQNRHDRKKYTTMPEQRNHRPVGHTEHFTKERCDVTDRPRNQHHQQQQQQTRPTRNGRNNNTDAVSVASDESSGSTNSETMLPRIIKPRKRRKKDRKPNNMVPHELTSAVLDLGDVDHCAVTNMGSTTHGLYEESYCRDIPLPYRLDVKVLDYPEPAPETYRVSALGEALEATRFGLVEAASPSESAVTSCQCRYCDPVGQIWDADSIAHLLDENSSGDFAPTKLEESMKVVGPLGRRGADTMLRRSWSDPSARVPERKVNNSDTMSAPNLYSLFPPPRKTSSPEPRSPLALEISSEIVTSMNGHRDLEIKLFSTSPPASTSERRSFFGDKSESAVNDKCANKNLKEKSNSAVSDDDRVVSSANNNKKSENIDSGCISALVAGDNLRNICDLALVSV; this is encoded by the coding sequence ATGAGTCCGGGCGAGCGCGCCGCCTTAGGGCGCCGCGAAGCCCCTCGCCCTCACTACGCGGCCACCGCACCGGGTTTCCCGCCACCGTATTATCCGCCCTATGGTGTGCCACATCCTAACGCATGGCTGGGAGCACCACTCATATCTATGGCGGGACGTTCGCCGCCTTCTCGTGAAAACCCTGTGTCTAAGCTTGCGATGCATACGCAAGGTGCTCCacttattattcaaaatagacATGATCgcaaaaaatatacaacaatgCCTGAGCAACGGAATCATCGTCCCGTTGGACACACGGAACATTTTACAAAAGAACGATGTGATGTCACTGACAGACCAAGAAATCAACATcatcaacaacaacaacaacaaacacgTCCAACGAGAAACGGCCGTAACAATAATACGGACGCTGTTAGCGTAGCGAGCGATGAAAGTTCCGGCTCTACGAATTCTGAAACAATGTTGCCGAGGATTATTAAACCGAGGAAGCGACGTAAAAAGGACAGAAAGCCTAATAACATGGTGCCACATGAACTAACGTCCGCAGTATTAGATCTCGGTGATGTCGATCATTGTGCAGTTACAAATATGGGGTCAACAACGCATGGCCTTTATGAGGAATCCTACTGTCGGGATATACCATTGCCGTATCGTTTAGATGTGAAAGTGCTAGACTACCCGGAACCAGCGCCAGAAACATACAGAGTGTCGGCTCTAGGTGAGGCTTTGGAGGCTACGCGCTTCGGATTAGTAGAAGCGGCTTCACCATCTGAATCCGCCGTCACTTCATGTCAATGTCGTTATTGTGACCCTGTTGGACAGATTTGGGATGCGGATTCAATAGCTCATTTACTGGATGAAAATTCTAGTGGTGATTTTGCTCCCACCAAATTAGAGGAATCGATGAAAGTCGTCGGACCTTTAGGCAGGCGTGGTGCAGATACAATGCTAAGAAGAAGTTGGAGCGATCCATCGGCACGAGTTCCAGAAAGAAAAGTTAATAATAGTGATACGATGTCGGCGCCTAATCTCTATTCTTTGTTCCCACCCCCCAGAAAAACAAGTTCTCCGGAGCCTAGATCGCCACTGGCTTTAGAAATATCATCTGAAATTGTTACTTCAATGAATGGACATCGTGACttggaaattaaattattttcgacCTCGCCCCCGGCGTCGACCTCCGAACGACGTTCTTTCTTCGGCGATAAAAGTGAAAGTGCCGTTAACGATAAATGTGCGAACAAAAATTTAAAGGAAAAATCAAACAGTGCAGTGAGTGATGATGACAGGGTTGTGTCGAGtgcaaacaataataaaaaaagtgaaaatatagATTCGGGTTGCATAAGTGCACTCGTAGCAGGCGACAACTTGCGCAACATTTGTGATTTAGCCTTAGTATCTGTCTGA